A stretch of DNA from Cheilinus undulatus linkage group 7, ASM1832078v1, whole genome shotgun sequence:
TGCCTATCACTACTTTCTTTCCAAGGTTTTGGTCAATGTGTCCATGTCaacaaaaattgtattttttccaaCCACCAGGATCACTGATGGACTGATGGACAATGAGAGAGATTAGTGCATGTGTGACACTTGTAATGCTTTGTAGTTTCACTTTTTTACCACTAGATTCTGTGTGTGAGCACGATCAGTTTACACATTCCTAAATAAGACTACAAGTTTTATTAATACTACACTTGGCATGGGAATGTTCCTTCACACCCATTAGATGTTAAGAACAATACAGCTAGTCCAGCGACAAACCTCAGTGACAGACCGTCCCTGGATCTTAAGTTGCTGTTAATATTGTAGTTACCTGTCTGATGGACATGGTGCAGAGGATATAGAGGAAGATAAAGGAGCAGTCAGTGTAATCCTCGCCCAGCAGATTGCGATGTGACAGTCCCTGGATGTaggaaagtggcacaaatggcaATTTTGCCACCACTCTTCCATCAAAACTGAACAAGACAAAAGATAGTGATGAGTAGTATTTTGCGACAAATACCAGTATTTCCCATAGAATGGCACTTTACTTGGGTGGTAAGGATGGCCAACCCACCCTGCCTCATCATCAGAACGTTTTATAATCGCTCTCAAATAACATCACCTGCATTTTCAAAAGTTTGACCTGTAATTAAATCAAATGAGCTGCATGCGTGAAGGCTCAGTGTTGTTGAGGGAGTGCATAGCAACCATCATCATGGAATACAGGAGTATAGATAACATTAGCAGCATGAGGCTGCACATAGTGTCGAAATGACAACATATGAAGATTTATGTTTAACTTGAAACATTGCGTTATGCACCTTATTCACTGCATTTTCATGAGGGATGTGCTTGTGGATGTCTCCCACGTACATAGATGGTGATTACActggaatttaaaaacaaaaaaaaagaaaagaaaaaggccCTACAAATATACTTATGTGGTACTGTCTATTTACAGGAAACAATatgtatattttactttttgttagGATTAATTCCTGCTCACTTAGTGGTAACGAAGACTGTAAGTAATCTCAGCATAAAATTTTCCCTAActgtaaatcaaattaaaattataGTGTGATACTTACATAGAGTTGAACATGCCCATCAAGGCTGTAAAGCAGAAGCCTATGGCAAACATGGATTTCATGCGCAcctacaaacaaacacacacttgtttaataataataatgtgaaaTTACATTGCACTACATTTAATTGTTGTTCTCATACAATATTTATTCATaacaaaaatcatcaaattcCCAGAAATGATGATTTTCCAAGTGAGCATATACTTATAATTTTAGTTCAACGCCTGAGATAAAACAAACTGTCTATTACCATTGACAAGTCTCTGTTGTTGTTCTTCAGTTTCTCTTCTTGCCTTTCTGTAAAACATTGTAAACAACAGATTACTCATACTGTCTCAGTAAAGGACTGAGTCTACCTTTATTGGCAAACAGTTAAGTCTTATTTACTGGGCTCTTAccaattttcttcttttgttgacGTCCTGCGGATTCTGTGATggtttccttcttcttctcaactaaaaaaaaagcaccagAAAAGAGTCAATAATTCCTGagataaaatcacattaaatcaCAGTAGTATGAGGTTCATGTAGAAGCCACTTAcgttttttgctttgtttttccacTTCAGCCTTTAACCTCTTATACTTCTCAGTACGATACACTAAAACCCACGTAATCCCTGAGGAGGAAACAGAAAGGGTTTGTttgtaaaaagtaataaaactaaattaaaaaaaatctaccactATGGTGCAACATATTCTACTGGATGGTCAAGTCACTGTTTCATAGTGTAATTTTAGTACATAATTTCATTTACGGCAAAAGAGAACTTTCCCTTGTTGTGCACTCTTTCTGCAACacaatgaaaataatcattttttaaattcattttgctaatattgcttgattttttttcacaatcagttcattttaataccactgtttttaaaatgatattatTCCTATTATTTAGCAAGAGTTTGTATGGATAAGTACCCAAACATTCAAATAAGAAGCATCTCTTCCATAAGACAGGtgcatataaatgaataaattcctCAAAAAATAGGAAGTAAACACTGCAACACTAGCTAAAGTTCTGTATAGTTAGgtagtgtgcaggagttttttttttctgaaattcttgtttttttttgattaCTGAAAAACAGGATATGAGACAACTGAAGAATATATACCtatgacttctatttttgctgctgtggtaTCCATCAGGTAAAaccattgtttcattttt
This window harbors:
- the tmco1 gene encoding calcium load-activated calcium channel; translation: MSTMFADTILIVFISVCTALLAEGITWVLVYRTEKYKRLKAEVEKQSKKLEKKKETITESAGRQQKKKIERQEEKLKNNNRDLSMVRMKSMFAIGFCFTALMGMFNSIFDGRVVAKLPFVPLSYIQGLSHRNLLGEDYTDCSFIFLYILCTMSIRQNIQKMLGLAPSRAATKQAGGFLGPPPQAAKFS